In Erigeron canadensis isolate Cc75 chromosome 6, C_canadensis_v1, whole genome shotgun sequence, the following are encoded in one genomic region:
- the LOC122605880 gene encoding probable N-acetyltransferase HLS1, whose translation MVSDDTIVVIIREYNPKTDTQRVEQVERSCEVGPSGEYSLHADLLGDPICRVRNSPAYLMLVAEMVATVDEVETREVVGMIRGCIKTVTCGRKLCRKTMEAGPVFTKLAYILGLRVAPSHRRMKIGLSLVCRMEDWFRENRAEYSYIATDAANKPSVNLFTGKCGYSKFRNPSVLVHPVFAHQIRINRQVSIIKLSLSDAETIYRRRFSTTEFFPRDIDSVLKNNLNLGTFLALPKDCPHSMSWAGAEYFLSDPPESWAIMSVWNSNDVFKMEVKGASWFKKGVVKTTRVVDRVLPFLNLPSLPKIFSPFGLHLLYGLGGEGPSYLKFAKALFGHAHNLAKKGKCGVVATEVSSEDPLMSAIPHWKVLSFADLWCIKRLDEDYSDGFVGDWRKSQPDLSFFLDPREF comes from the exons ATGGTTAGTGACGATACGATTGTAGTCATTATTAGAGAGTACAACCCGAAAACAGACACCCAAAGAGTCGAACAAGTAGAAAGAAGCTGTGAAGTCGGGCCAAGCGGCGAATACTCGCTCCATGCTGATCTTTTAGGTGACCCTATATGTCGAGTTCGCAACTCCCCTGCATATCTCATGCTG GTAGCAGAGATGGTGGCGACAGTCGACGAGGTCGAGACTAGAGAGGTTGTCGGGATGATACGAGGTTGCATTAAAACCGTAACATGTGGTAGAAAACTATGTAGAAAAACCATGGAAGCCGGTCCTGTTTTTACTAAACTCGCTTACATCTTAGGCCTTCGCGTCGCGCCTTCTCATAG GAGGATGAAAATCGGATTAAGCCTCGTTTGTAGAATGGAAGATTGGTTTAGAGAGAACAGAGCTGAATATTCTTATATCGCAACTGACGCTGCCAACAAGCCTTCGGTTAATCTCTTTACAGGAAAATGTGGATACTCTAAGTTTCGTAACCCATCGGTCTTGGTCCACCCTGTATTTGCACACCAAATTCGTATCAACCGACAAGTCTCAATCATTAAACTTTCATTGTCTGATGCCGAGACCATCTATCGGCGTAGATTCTCCACCACCGAGTTCTTTCCTCGTGACATTGACTCGGTACTAAAAAACAATCTCAATTTGGGGACATTTCTAGCATTACCAAAAGATTGCCCGCATTCAATGTCATGGGCCGGGGCAGAGTATTTCCTTTCTGACCCGCCCGAATCATGGGCCATCATGAGTGTTTGGAATTCAAATGATGTGTTTAAGATGGAAGTTAAGGGTGCGTCATGGTTTAAAAAAGGGGTTGTTAAAACTACTCGGGTCGTGGATAGGGTCTTGCCTTTCTTGAACTTGCCTTCATTACCCAAGATTTTTAGCCCGTTTGGGCTACATTTATTATATGGGCTCGGTGGGGAAGGACCGTCATACCTAAAGTTCGCTAAGGCCTTGTTTGGTCACGCTCACAACCTAGCCAAAAAGGGCAAGTGCGGCGTGGTAGCAACCGAAGTGTCCAGTGAGGATCCACTCATGTCCGCGATTCCACATTGGAAGGTGCTCTCATTCGCAGATTTATGGTGCATCAAGAGACTCGACGAAGACTATAGTGACGGGTTTGTTGGGGATTGGAGAAAGTCGCAACCAGATCTATCCTTCTTCCTTGATCCTAGAGAGTTTTGA